The Alosa sapidissima isolate fAloSap1 chromosome 6, fAloSap1.pri, whole genome shotgun sequence genome window below encodes:
- the LOC121711277 gene encoding interferon-induced GTP-binding protein Mx1-like: protein MDPEKPNSTVKNKRKLRGATEGKKAKLAKTHRTACTEFEASAESQENASVIVEMEGVVHIHLTERVRPYLDLIDSLRLMGIDKDLALPAIAVIGDQSSGKSSVLEALSGVALPRGRGIVTRCPLMLKLRKLKGGLQWKAIISYSGMQEEFTDSSLVEKYVIDAQNELAGDGNEICDELISLEIMSPEVCDLTLIDLPGIARVPVKGQPEDIGDQIKRLILSFIEKSETINLVVVPCNVDIATTEALRMAQEVDPEGKRTLAILTKPDLVDRGTEKNVLDIVNNQVIPLSKGYIVVKCRGQQQIQDKTPLAEATRMERDFFSQHKYFSHLFNEGKATTQSLAMKLTQELVGHIKNFLPTLSEHIKIELLETRKQLGQCTEGPPTDPSERKTYLIATINQFNDKINQLSSGEGVNDGNLFVLLRHHYKKWKDELEKSQTSYSKEIINVVEQYDEKHRGRELPGFSNYKVFEVVVQKLVMKLLDPALHTLRAIRGAIDKYFGDALNTCFSNYPFLQCVTMNKIDKIQSRQEVRVEKRIREQFKMEQLVYTQDRTYSKTLRGADPAKAFSPCGDASEDSSQEPFFDSSSVSPRYDSKAQYPAMLEAYYEIVIQRLADQVPMLIQLFLLKESARLLCTEMLSLIDGVDLEKALSEGSDVGRRRNELQSRIERLSLAQEKLSQELS from the exons ATGGACCCGGAGAAACCGAATTCCACGGTGAAAAACAAACGGAAATTAAGAGGTGCGACTGAGGGAAAAAAGGCGAAGCTGGCAAAAACTCACAGGACAGCATGTACTGAGTTTGAGGCCTCGGCGGAAAGCCAAGAAAATGCATCTGTGAT TGTGGAAATGGAAGGAGTAGTTCATATCCATTTGACTGAGCGAGTTCGACCCTATCTAGACCTCATCGACTCCCTCCGTCTAATGGGCATCGATAAGGATCTGGCCCTGCCTGCCATAGCTGTGATTGGAGACCAGAGCTCAGGAAAGAGCTCCGTGTTGGAGGCGCTGTCTGGAGTAGCTCTCCCCAGAGGAAGAG GTATTGTGACTCGATGCCCGCTGATGCTGAAGTTGAGAAAGCTGAAGGGAGGGTTACAGTGGAAGGCCATCATATCCTACAGCGGCATGCAGGAAGAGTTCACAGACTCCAGTCTAGTGGAGAAGTATGTCATTGATG CCCAGAATGAGCTGGCTGGAGACGGTAATGAGATCTGTGACGAGCTGATCAGTCTGGAGATCATGTCTCCTGAAGTGTGTGACCTCACTCTGATTGATTTACCCGGCATAGCCCGGGTGCCTGTTAAAGGCCAGCCTGAGGACATTGGAGACCAG ATTAAAAGGCTCATTCTCAGCTTTATTGAGAAGAGTGAAACCATCAACTTGGTGGTGGTTCCATGTAATGTTGACATAGCAACAACTGAAGCTCTTAGAATGGCCCAGGAAGTAGATCCAGAAGGAAAAAGAACTTTGG CCATTCTGACTAAGCCTGACCTTGTAGATCGTGGCACAGAAAAGAACGTTTTGGATATTGTTAACAATCAAGTCATTCCACTGAGCAAAGGCTACATAGTTGTGAAATGTCGTGGTCAGCAGCAAATTCAGGACAAGACACCTCTAGCAGAGGCCaccaggatggagagagatttCTTTAGCCAACACAAGTACTTCAG CCATCTTTTCAATGAAGGAAAGGCCACAACACAGAGCCTTGCCATGAAACTGACCCAAGAACTGGTAGGCCACATCAAA AACTTTCTTCCAACACTATCAGAACATATTAAAATTGAGCTGTTGGAGACAAGGAAGCAACTGGGCCAGTGTACGGAGGGTCCTCCCACAGATCCCTCAGAGAGGAAAACCTACCTCATTGCT ACCATAAACCAGTTCAACGACAAGATAAACCAGTTGTCATCTGGTGAAGGTGTCAATGATGGCAACCTGTTTGTGCTCCTGCGGCACCATTATAAAAAGTGGAAAGATGAACTTGAGAAGAGCCAAACCTCAT ATTCTAAAGAGATAATCAATGTGGTGGAACAGTATGACGAGAagcacagaggaagagagctCCCTGGTTTCAGCAACTACAAAGTGTTTGAGGTGGTCGTACAGAAACTGGTGATGAAACTATTGGACCCTGCATTGCACACTTTGAGAGCCATCAGAG GAGCAATTGATAAGTACTTTGGTGATGCTTTAAACACTTGTTTCTCAAACTACCCGTTCCTCCAGTGTGTCACAATG AACAAGATAGACAAAATCCAGTCGAGACAGGAGGTCAGAGTGGAGAAAAGAATCCGGGAACAGTTCAAGATGGAGCAGCTGGTCTACACGCAGGACAGAACATATTCCAAAACCCTGAGAGGTGCAGATCCTGCGAAGGCCTTCAGTCCCTGTGGAGATGCATCTGAGGATAGCAGTCAGGAGCCTTTCTTTGATTCCTCTTCTGTGTCTCCTCGATATGATAGCAAGGCCCAGTACCCTGCAATGCTTGAGGCATACTATGAG ataGTGATTCAGCGCTTGGCAGACCAGGTCCCCATGCTGATCCAGTTGTTCTTGTTGAAGGAGTCAGCACGGTTACTGTGTACTGAGATGCTGAGCCTCATCGATGGCGTGGATTTGGAGAAGGCCCTGAGTGAGGGCTCAGACGTTGGCCGACGCCGCAACGAGCTGCAGAGTCGCATCGAGCGCCTCAGCCTGGCTCAGGAGAAACTCAGCCAAGAGCTGAGTTGA